Genomic window (Sphingomonas sp. S1-29):
AGCGCGCCCTCGCCCCGTTCGTGCTGAGCTTGTCGAAGCACCGTTCTTCTCCTTCGACCGCCAGCAAAGGAAGAACGGCATTTCGACAGGCTCAATGCGAACGGGACAATAGGATCATGCGCGAAACCGGCCTCCCGATCATCGTCCGCCTCGACGGCAAACCCGTGATCCTGGTCGGCGAGGGCGAGGCCGCCGACGCCAAGCGCCGCCTGCTCGAACGCGCGGGCGCCATTCCCGTGCCCGAAAGCGACCCCGCCCGCCTCGCGATCGTCGCGCTCGAAGACGGTGACGAAGCCGCGCGCATCGCCGCCGCGCTCAAGGCAGCGGGCAAGCTGGTCAACGTCGTCGACCGCCCCGAGCTCTGCGACTTCACGCTCCCCGCGATCGTCGATCGCTCGCCGGTGCTGATCGCGGTCGCGACCGGCGGCGCCTCGGCGGGGCTCGCGGCAGCACTCCGCCAGCGGCTCGAAGGATTGCTCCCCCAAGCGCTCGGCCCGCTAGCGACCGCGCTCGCCGCTGCGCGCGGCGCGATGCGCGAGCGTTTCCCCGACGGTCGCGCCCGCCGCAACGCGATCTCCGACGCGCTGGGCGAGGGCGGGGCGCTCGACCCCTTCGGCCGGATCGATGCCGGCAGCGTCGACCGCTGGCTGGCCAACGAACAGGGCGCGCGTCTGCCGCGGCTGGTGCGGATCGACCTGGTCTCGGCCGAACCCGACGCGCTCACGCTGCGCGCGGCGCGGATGCTGGCGCAGGCCGACCGCGTCTATCACCGCCCGGGCGTGCCGCCTGCGATCCTCGACCGCGCCCGCGCCGACGCGATCCGCATCGCCTGCGCCGCGCCGCCCGCCGATCCGGGCGAAGGCCTGTCGGTCGATCTGGCGATGCGCGGGCGCTAAGCCTGCCCACACTCCGTTCGTTTCGAGCGAAGTCGAGAAACCGAAGCCGGACGGTTGGTGGCCGTTTCTCGACTACGCTCGAAACGAACGGGATCGGGCAATCTAACGCCGCAAAAACGTATCGATCTGCTGCATCATCACCCCAAGCTGCGGATCGGCATCGCCCAGCGGATCGCCCGGCGCCGACGAATTGATCGCCACCCCCATCGGCGTCGGCCAGCCGCGCAGCGCGTGGATGATCGTGCGCAGCGTCTGTAGCGTCGAGACTGCCGCCTGCCAGCCCGCCGCCACCGCGACGATCCCGACCGGCATCGAATCGAGATAGACGCGCGAATCGCCGCGCAGCAGCTCGATATGGTCGAGCGCGTTCTTCACCAACCCCGACAGCGATCCGTGATAGCCCGGCGATCCGATCACCAGCGCATCGGCGGTGCGCACCACCTCGAGGAAACGGACGATCGCGTCGTTGGCCAGCGCCTGGTCGGGATCGAAATTGGGGAAGTCGATCGCCGCGCCGGTCAGCAAGGTCGTGCGCGCGCCGCCGCGCTCGGCATGCGCTAGCGCTGCGGAAAGTGCGCGGCTGGTACCCGATTCGGCGCGGAGCGTGCCGCCGATGGCGACGATATGGAACGGCTGCATCGCCCACCCGCTACCGCATGCGGCGCGCCGACGCCATGCCGACGTTCAACTCGTGGGTCACCCCGCGCGCAGGCTGCGCCACGCGGCGG
Coding sequences:
- a CDS encoding NADPH-dependent FMN reductase yields the protein MQPFHIVAIGGTLRAESGTSRALSAALAHAERGGARTTLLTGAAIDFPNFDPDQALANDAIVRFLEVVRTADALVIGSPGYHGSLSGLVKNALDHIELLRGDSRVYLDSMPVGIVAVAAGWQAAVSTLQTLRTIIHALRGWPTPMGVAINSSAPGDPLGDADPQLGVMMQQIDTFLRR
- a CDS encoding NAD(P)-dependent oxidoreductase, translated to MRETGLPIIVRLDGKPVILVGEGEAADAKRRLLERAGAIPVPESDPARLAIVALEDGDEAARIAAALKAAGKLVNVVDRPELCDFTLPAIVDRSPVLIAVATGGASAGLAAALRQRLEGLLPQALGPLATALAAARGAMRERFPDGRARRNAISDALGEGGALDPFGRIDAGSVDRWLANEQGARLPRLVRIDLVSAEPDALTLRAARMLAQADRVYHRPGVPPAILDRARADAIRIACAAPPADPGEGLSVDLAMRGR